The following proteins are encoded in a genomic region of Leifsonia psychrotolerans:
- a CDS encoding peptidase → MIEVMAFLTVAVVTIVAASVTVSLFSLGIRLLTTAGRIPSVDPAEFTGAITVLTPARAAKEAKRARKAAAANPLTDRQKQFALVGAYSCFVVCAGAVLYGVYLIVPFLHK, encoded by the coding sequence GTGATCGAAGTGATGGCATTTCTCACGGTTGCGGTCGTGACGATCGTTGCCGCCAGCGTGACCGTGAGCCTGTTCTCGCTCGGCATCCGTCTGCTGACGACTGCGGGACGCATCCCCTCCGTCGACCCGGCCGAGTTCACCGGTGCGATCACGGTGCTCACGCCTGCTCGTGCGGCGAAAGAGGCCAAGCGTGCGCGTAAGGCCGCTGCGGCGAACCCGTTGACGGACCGACAGAAGCAGTTCGCTCTTGTGGGCGCCTACAGCTGCTTTGTGGTGTGTGCGGGAGCCGTGCTCTATGGCGTCTATCTGATTGTGCCTTTTCTGCACAAATAG